In Bactrocera oleae isolate idBacOlea1 chromosome 5, idBacOlea1, whole genome shotgun sequence, a genomic segment contains:
- the Chsy gene encoding chondroitin sulfate synthase 1 isoform X5, which translates to MLAIVFVVSHFFNDIDQISSEMLMQNSVTKRKTLIFAFFGIALGLCIGTVLKNYRALEIVKRCSMKPSGQQNPFEIIGMNPEEETIKSSQKNLVFVGVMTAQNFIEGRARAVYDTWGKEVPGRIAFFSSEGSHSKELPVIGLKNVDDRYPPQKKSFMMLYYMYEHYIDKFEWFIRADDDVYIEPEKLERFLRSIDSSKPQFIGQAGKGNSEEFGLLSLEFDENFCMGGPGVILSSETLRRVAPHIPTCLKNLYSTHEDVEVGRCVQKFAGIPCTWNYEMQYIMRHNSSGPYAFTGKLKRKEIHNAISLHPIKQAPLMYRLHSFVQGLKAEEIRQESLELHRDIKRMASFLEIPSDSKYFVPGIELIPEEINNGQHYEDHNILGITPDLKKFTPSSTSDLLEWSFIARSLYSSENANPKHKIDSALREGLEDVITEVMENINNYSRQRGRVIEFRELLYGYNRVNPLHGQDLILDLLLIYKRYRGKKMTVPVRRHLYVQRAFTGTFVKEFNEDFYNFTVQKSYLKNMLSSGMERISKHFTLPGLPAGKGLFGAAADTSKIVFVLPIAGRFGTFQRFLDTYERVAIEQDKNCDLLVVIFGDIASVQSHLHLLLDLRQRHIYQHINYIQRNEEFSRGVALDVAARSSYIRDNDIMLFIDVDMVFQLETLHRIRFNTVQGRYVYLPIVFSQYDPKRRWRDEDVGYAHTQADEITNESGYFRQFGYGICAIYKSDILDDDINGFDKDITGWGLEDVKFLDKIVKVGNRRNDFLVNTAEVPAQYNDAARKMRRLSIFRAPDPTLVHIFHDISCDVKLDAPQYNMCLGTKANSIGSTHFMERLFYGNKDNINFISEFNQKKLQR; encoded by the exons ATGCTCGCAATTGTGTTTGTTGTATCTCACTT TTTCAATGACATAGACCAAATATCATCCGAGATGTTAATGCAGAATTCTGTTACCAAACGTAAAACGTTGATATTCGCCTTTTTTGGCATCGCTTTGGGACTATGCATTGGCACGGTTCTCAAAAACTATCGTGCGCTGGAGATCGTTAAACGGTGCAGCATGAAACCAAGCGGGCAACAAAACCCGTTCGAAATCATCGGTATGAATCCAGAAGAAGAAACAATTAAAAGCTCACAGAAAAATCTTGTATTCGTCGGCGTAATGACAGCGCAGAACTTTATCGAGGGACGTGCGCGTGCCGTTTATGATACATGGGGGAAGGAGGTGCCTGGTAGAATAGCCTTCTTTAGTTCAGAAGGTTCTCACTCTAAAGAGTTGCCGGTAATAGGTTTGAAGAACGTAGACGATCGCTATCCTCCGCAGAAGAAATCATTCATGATGCTCTATTACATGTATGAACACTATATTGACAAGTTTGAATGGTTCATACGAGCCGATGACGATGTATATATTGAGCCAGAGAAACTGGAACGCTTCCTCCGCTCGATCGACAGTTCTAAGCCACAATTTATAG GTCAAGCCGGCAAAGGCAATAGTGAGGAATTTGGCTTGTTATCGTTGGagtttgatgaaaatttttgtatgggTGGTCCGGGTGTAATACTGAGTAGTGAAACTCTACGCAGAG TTGCTCCGCATATACCAACTTGCTTGAAGAACCTCTATAGCACACATGAAGATGTAGAAGTCGGACGTTGTGTACAAAAATTTGCTGGCATCCCATGCACATGGAATTACGAG ATGCAATACATCATGAGACACAATTCAAGCGGACCCTATGCTTTCACTGGTAAACTGAAGCGCAAAGAAATCCACAATGCTATCTCTCTCCATCCGATCAAACAAGCTCCATTAATGTATCGACTCCATTCATTCGTGCAG GGTCTTAAGGCAGAGGAAATCCGACAGGAGTCTCTCGAACTACATCGGGATATTAAACGGATGGCGAGTTTTTTAGAGATACCCAGTGACAGCAAATATTTTGTACCGGGTATCGAATTGATACCTGAAGAGATAAATAACGGCCAACATTATGAAGATCACAACATT ttagGCATTACTCCGGATTTGAAGAAATTCACGCCCTCATCGACATCCGACCTACTCGAGTGGTCTTTTATTGCAAGAAGCCTCTATTCTAGTGAAAATGCGAATCCTAAACATAAAATCGACTCAGCACTCCGGGAGGGACTCGAAGACGTCATCACAGAAGTAATGGAGAACATAAACAATTATTCCCGACAAAGGGGACGAGTTATAGAGTTTCGTGAACTACTTTACGGCTATAATAGGGTAAATCCGTTGCATGGTCAGGATTTAATACTGGACCTCTTACTGATCTATAAGCGATACCGTGGCAAAAAAATGACTGTACCAGTGCGTCGTCATTTGTATGTACAGCGCGCATTCACCGGTACATTTGTAAAGGAATTCAACGAGgacttttacaattttacagTTCAAAAAA gctATTTGAAAAACATGTTGAGCTCCGGTATGGAAAGAATTTCAAAACACTTTACCCTTCCTGGTTTGCCAGCTGGCAAAGGTCTGTTCGGCGCCGCTGCCGATACGTCGAAAATCGTATTTGTATTACCAATAGCTGGACGTTTTGGCACATTCCAGCGATTCTTAGACACCTATGAACGTGTAGCGATAGAACAGGATAAAAATTGTGATTTACTGGTGGTTATATTCGGAGACATTGCAAGCGTTCAAAGTCACTTGCATCTTTTATTGGATCTACGTCAACGGCACATTTACCAACACATTAACTATATACAACGGAATGAAGAATTTTCACGGGGTGTGGCATTGGATGTGGCCGCACGTTCATCTTATATACGGGATAATGACATAATGCTATTCATCGATGTTGATATGGTGTTTCAATTGGAAACATTGCATCGTATACGATTCAACACAGTGCAAGGCCGGTATGTATATTTACCGATCGTCTTCAGCCAATATGACCCTAAGAGGCGTTGGAGAGATGAAGATGTTGGATATGCTCATACACAAGCTGACGAGATTACCAATGAATCGGGATACTTCCGACAATTCGGTTACGGCATATGCGCCATATACAAATCGGATATACTTGATGATGATATAAATGGTTTTGATAAGGATATAACAGGTTGGGGATTAGAAGATGTAAAATTCTTAGACAAAATCGTTAAGGTTGGTAACCGGCGAAATGATTTTCTGGTCAATACTGCCGAGGTGCCAGCCCAGTACAATGATGCCGCACGCAAAATGAGGCGTCTTAGTATATTCCGTGCTCCCGATCCGACATTGGTACATATATTCCACGATATTAGTTGTGATGTTAAGCTCGATGCTCCACAATATAACATGTGTCTAGGAACGAAAGCGAATTCAATTGGTAGTACCCATTTTATGGAACGATTATTTTATGGTAATAAAGATAACATAAATTTCATTTCCGAATTCAATCAAAAAAAGCTGCAGAGATGA
- the Chsy gene encoding chondroitin sulfate synthase 1 isoform X2, translating into MYYVLNADLIKEKYTLINPVPMITPSKKHKIAKQRCESFNDIDQISSEMLMQNSVTKRKTLIFAFFGIALGLCIGTVLKNYRALEIVKRCSMKPSGQQNPFEIIGMNPEEETIKSSQKNLVFVGVMTAQNFIEGRARAVYDTWGKEVPGRIAFFSSEGSHSKELPVIGLKNVDDRYPPQKKSFMMLYYMYEHYIDKFEWFIRADDDVYIEPEKLERFLRSIDSSKPQFIGQAGKGNSEEFGLLSLEFDENFCMGGPGVILSSETLRRVAPHIPTCLKNLYSTHEDVEVGRCVQKFAGIPCTWNYEMQYIMRHNSSGPYAFTGKLKRKEIHNAISLHPIKQAPLMYRLHSFVQGLKAEEIRQESLELHRDIKRMASFLEIPSDSKYFVPGIELIPEEINNGQHYEDHNILGITPDLKKFTPSSTSDLLEWSFIARSLYSSENANPKHKIDSALREGLEDVITEVMENINNYSRQRGRVIEFRELLYGYNRVNPLHGQDLILDLLLIYKRYRGKKMTVPVRRHLYVQRAFTGTFVKEFNEDFYNFTVQKSYLKNMLSSGMERISKHFTLPGLPAGKGLFGAAADTSKIVFVLPIAGRFGTFQRFLDTYERVAIEQDKNCDLLVVIFGDIASVQSHLHLLLDLRQRHIYQHINYIQRNEEFSRGVALDVAARSSYIRDNDIMLFIDVDMVFQLETLHRIRFNTVQGRYVYLPIVFSQYDPKRRWRDEDVGYAHTQADEITNESGYFRQFGYGICAIYKSDILDDDINGFDKDITGWGLEDVKFLDKIVKVGNRRNDFLVNTAEVPAQYNDAARKMRRLSIFRAPDPTLVHIFHDISCDVKLDAPQYNMCLGTKANSIGSTHFMERLFYGNKDNINFISEFNQKKLQR; encoded by the exons atgtattatgTACTGAATGCCgacttaataaaagaaaaatatactcTCATTAATCCCGTTCCAATGATAACGCCATCAAAGAAGCACAAGATCGCTAAACAGAGATGTGAAAG TTTCAATGACATAGACCAAATATCATCCGAGATGTTAATGCAGAATTCTGTTACCAAACGTAAAACGTTGATATTCGCCTTTTTTGGCATCGCTTTGGGACTATGCATTGGCACGGTTCTCAAAAACTATCGTGCGCTGGAGATCGTTAAACGGTGCAGCATGAAACCAAGCGGGCAACAAAACCCGTTCGAAATCATCGGTATGAATCCAGAAGAAGAAACAATTAAAAGCTCACAGAAAAATCTTGTATTCGTCGGCGTAATGACAGCGCAGAACTTTATCGAGGGACGTGCGCGTGCCGTTTATGATACATGGGGGAAGGAGGTGCCTGGTAGAATAGCCTTCTTTAGTTCAGAAGGTTCTCACTCTAAAGAGTTGCCGGTAATAGGTTTGAAGAACGTAGACGATCGCTATCCTCCGCAGAAGAAATCATTCATGATGCTCTATTACATGTATGAACACTATATTGACAAGTTTGAATGGTTCATACGAGCCGATGACGATGTATATATTGAGCCAGAGAAACTGGAACGCTTCCTCCGCTCGATCGACAGTTCTAAGCCACAATTTATAG GTCAAGCCGGCAAAGGCAATAGTGAGGAATTTGGCTTGTTATCGTTGGagtttgatgaaaatttttgtatgggTGGTCCGGGTGTAATACTGAGTAGTGAAACTCTACGCAGAG TTGCTCCGCATATACCAACTTGCTTGAAGAACCTCTATAGCACACATGAAGATGTAGAAGTCGGACGTTGTGTACAAAAATTTGCTGGCATCCCATGCACATGGAATTACGAG ATGCAATACATCATGAGACACAATTCAAGCGGACCCTATGCTTTCACTGGTAAACTGAAGCGCAAAGAAATCCACAATGCTATCTCTCTCCATCCGATCAAACAAGCTCCATTAATGTATCGACTCCATTCATTCGTGCAG GGTCTTAAGGCAGAGGAAATCCGACAGGAGTCTCTCGAACTACATCGGGATATTAAACGGATGGCGAGTTTTTTAGAGATACCCAGTGACAGCAAATATTTTGTACCGGGTATCGAATTGATACCTGAAGAGATAAATAACGGCCAACATTATGAAGATCACAACATT ttagGCATTACTCCGGATTTGAAGAAATTCACGCCCTCATCGACATCCGACCTACTCGAGTGGTCTTTTATTGCAAGAAGCCTCTATTCTAGTGAAAATGCGAATCCTAAACATAAAATCGACTCAGCACTCCGGGAGGGACTCGAAGACGTCATCACAGAAGTAATGGAGAACATAAACAATTATTCCCGACAAAGGGGACGAGTTATAGAGTTTCGTGAACTACTTTACGGCTATAATAGGGTAAATCCGTTGCATGGTCAGGATTTAATACTGGACCTCTTACTGATCTATAAGCGATACCGTGGCAAAAAAATGACTGTACCAGTGCGTCGTCATTTGTATGTACAGCGCGCATTCACCGGTACATTTGTAAAGGAATTCAACGAGgacttttacaattttacagTTCAAAAAA gctATTTGAAAAACATGTTGAGCTCCGGTATGGAAAGAATTTCAAAACACTTTACCCTTCCTGGTTTGCCAGCTGGCAAAGGTCTGTTCGGCGCCGCTGCCGATACGTCGAAAATCGTATTTGTATTACCAATAGCTGGACGTTTTGGCACATTCCAGCGATTCTTAGACACCTATGAACGTGTAGCGATAGAACAGGATAAAAATTGTGATTTACTGGTGGTTATATTCGGAGACATTGCAAGCGTTCAAAGTCACTTGCATCTTTTATTGGATCTACGTCAACGGCACATTTACCAACACATTAACTATATACAACGGAATGAAGAATTTTCACGGGGTGTGGCATTGGATGTGGCCGCACGTTCATCTTATATACGGGATAATGACATAATGCTATTCATCGATGTTGATATGGTGTTTCAATTGGAAACATTGCATCGTATACGATTCAACACAGTGCAAGGCCGGTATGTATATTTACCGATCGTCTTCAGCCAATATGACCCTAAGAGGCGTTGGAGAGATGAAGATGTTGGATATGCTCATACACAAGCTGACGAGATTACCAATGAATCGGGATACTTCCGACAATTCGGTTACGGCATATGCGCCATATACAAATCGGATATACTTGATGATGATATAAATGGTTTTGATAAGGATATAACAGGTTGGGGATTAGAAGATGTAAAATTCTTAGACAAAATCGTTAAGGTTGGTAACCGGCGAAATGATTTTCTGGTCAATACTGCCGAGGTGCCAGCCCAGTACAATGATGCCGCACGCAAAATGAGGCGTCTTAGTATATTCCGTGCTCCCGATCCGACATTGGTACATATATTCCACGATATTAGTTGTGATGTTAAGCTCGATGCTCCACAATATAACATGTGTCTAGGAACGAAAGCGAATTCAATTGGTAGTACCCATTTTATGGAACGATTATTTTATGGTAATAAAGATAACATAAATTTCATTTCCGAATTCAATCAAAAAAAGCTGCAGAGATGA
- the Chsy gene encoding chondroitin sulfate synthase 1 isoform X3, whose product MQNLTAIATPAIFKIQKFTITSILILQGNLLSSFNDIDQISSEMLMQNSVTKRKTLIFAFFGIALGLCIGTVLKNYRALEIVKRCSMKPSGQQNPFEIIGMNPEEETIKSSQKNLVFVGVMTAQNFIEGRARAVYDTWGKEVPGRIAFFSSEGSHSKELPVIGLKNVDDRYPPQKKSFMMLYYMYEHYIDKFEWFIRADDDVYIEPEKLERFLRSIDSSKPQFIGQAGKGNSEEFGLLSLEFDENFCMGGPGVILSSETLRRVAPHIPTCLKNLYSTHEDVEVGRCVQKFAGIPCTWNYEMQYIMRHNSSGPYAFTGKLKRKEIHNAISLHPIKQAPLMYRLHSFVQGLKAEEIRQESLELHRDIKRMASFLEIPSDSKYFVPGIELIPEEINNGQHYEDHNILGITPDLKKFTPSSTSDLLEWSFIARSLYSSENANPKHKIDSALREGLEDVITEVMENINNYSRQRGRVIEFRELLYGYNRVNPLHGQDLILDLLLIYKRYRGKKMTVPVRRHLYVQRAFTGTFVKEFNEDFYNFTVQKSYLKNMLSSGMERISKHFTLPGLPAGKGLFGAAADTSKIVFVLPIAGRFGTFQRFLDTYERVAIEQDKNCDLLVVIFGDIASVQSHLHLLLDLRQRHIYQHINYIQRNEEFSRGVALDVAARSSYIRDNDIMLFIDVDMVFQLETLHRIRFNTVQGRYVYLPIVFSQYDPKRRWRDEDVGYAHTQADEITNESGYFRQFGYGICAIYKSDILDDDINGFDKDITGWGLEDVKFLDKIVKVGNRRNDFLVNTAEVPAQYNDAARKMRRLSIFRAPDPTLVHIFHDISCDVKLDAPQYNMCLGTKANSIGSTHFMERLFYGNKDNINFISEFNQKKLQR is encoded by the exons atgcaaaacctAACAGCAATAGCTACTCCCGCAATATTCAAAATTCAA AAATTCACGATCACCTCGATTTTGATTCTACAAGGAAACCTTCTCAGCAG TTTCAATGACATAGACCAAATATCATCCGAGATGTTAATGCAGAATTCTGTTACCAAACGTAAAACGTTGATATTCGCCTTTTTTGGCATCGCTTTGGGACTATGCATTGGCACGGTTCTCAAAAACTATCGTGCGCTGGAGATCGTTAAACGGTGCAGCATGAAACCAAGCGGGCAACAAAACCCGTTCGAAATCATCGGTATGAATCCAGAAGAAGAAACAATTAAAAGCTCACAGAAAAATCTTGTATTCGTCGGCGTAATGACAGCGCAGAACTTTATCGAGGGACGTGCGCGTGCCGTTTATGATACATGGGGGAAGGAGGTGCCTGGTAGAATAGCCTTCTTTAGTTCAGAAGGTTCTCACTCTAAAGAGTTGCCGGTAATAGGTTTGAAGAACGTAGACGATCGCTATCCTCCGCAGAAGAAATCATTCATGATGCTCTATTACATGTATGAACACTATATTGACAAGTTTGAATGGTTCATACGAGCCGATGACGATGTATATATTGAGCCAGAGAAACTGGAACGCTTCCTCCGCTCGATCGACAGTTCTAAGCCACAATTTATAG GTCAAGCCGGCAAAGGCAATAGTGAGGAATTTGGCTTGTTATCGTTGGagtttgatgaaaatttttgtatgggTGGTCCGGGTGTAATACTGAGTAGTGAAACTCTACGCAGAG TTGCTCCGCATATACCAACTTGCTTGAAGAACCTCTATAGCACACATGAAGATGTAGAAGTCGGACGTTGTGTACAAAAATTTGCTGGCATCCCATGCACATGGAATTACGAG ATGCAATACATCATGAGACACAATTCAAGCGGACCCTATGCTTTCACTGGTAAACTGAAGCGCAAAGAAATCCACAATGCTATCTCTCTCCATCCGATCAAACAAGCTCCATTAATGTATCGACTCCATTCATTCGTGCAG GGTCTTAAGGCAGAGGAAATCCGACAGGAGTCTCTCGAACTACATCGGGATATTAAACGGATGGCGAGTTTTTTAGAGATACCCAGTGACAGCAAATATTTTGTACCGGGTATCGAATTGATACCTGAAGAGATAAATAACGGCCAACATTATGAAGATCACAACATT ttagGCATTACTCCGGATTTGAAGAAATTCACGCCCTCATCGACATCCGACCTACTCGAGTGGTCTTTTATTGCAAGAAGCCTCTATTCTAGTGAAAATGCGAATCCTAAACATAAAATCGACTCAGCACTCCGGGAGGGACTCGAAGACGTCATCACAGAAGTAATGGAGAACATAAACAATTATTCCCGACAAAGGGGACGAGTTATAGAGTTTCGTGAACTACTTTACGGCTATAATAGGGTAAATCCGTTGCATGGTCAGGATTTAATACTGGACCTCTTACTGATCTATAAGCGATACCGTGGCAAAAAAATGACTGTACCAGTGCGTCGTCATTTGTATGTACAGCGCGCATTCACCGGTACATTTGTAAAGGAATTCAACGAGgacttttacaattttacagTTCAAAAAA gctATTTGAAAAACATGTTGAGCTCCGGTATGGAAAGAATTTCAAAACACTTTACCCTTCCTGGTTTGCCAGCTGGCAAAGGTCTGTTCGGCGCCGCTGCCGATACGTCGAAAATCGTATTTGTATTACCAATAGCTGGACGTTTTGGCACATTCCAGCGATTCTTAGACACCTATGAACGTGTAGCGATAGAACAGGATAAAAATTGTGATTTACTGGTGGTTATATTCGGAGACATTGCAAGCGTTCAAAGTCACTTGCATCTTTTATTGGATCTACGTCAACGGCACATTTACCAACACATTAACTATATACAACGGAATGAAGAATTTTCACGGGGTGTGGCATTGGATGTGGCCGCACGTTCATCTTATATACGGGATAATGACATAATGCTATTCATCGATGTTGATATGGTGTTTCAATTGGAAACATTGCATCGTATACGATTCAACACAGTGCAAGGCCGGTATGTATATTTACCGATCGTCTTCAGCCAATATGACCCTAAGAGGCGTTGGAGAGATGAAGATGTTGGATATGCTCATACACAAGCTGACGAGATTACCAATGAATCGGGATACTTCCGACAATTCGGTTACGGCATATGCGCCATATACAAATCGGATATACTTGATGATGATATAAATGGTTTTGATAAGGATATAACAGGTTGGGGATTAGAAGATGTAAAATTCTTAGACAAAATCGTTAAGGTTGGTAACCGGCGAAATGATTTTCTGGTCAATACTGCCGAGGTGCCAGCCCAGTACAATGATGCCGCACGCAAAATGAGGCGTCTTAGTATATTCCGTGCTCCCGATCCGACATTGGTACATATATTCCACGATATTAGTTGTGATGTTAAGCTCGATGCTCCACAATATAACATGTGTCTAGGAACGAAAGCGAATTCAATTGGTAGTACCCATTTTATGGAACGATTATTTTATGGTAATAAAGATAACATAAATTTCATTTCCGAATTCAATCAAAAAAAGCTGCAGAGATGA
- the Chsy gene encoding chondroitin sulfate synthase 1 isoform X1: MVIEEFSVNSNERVRKRQQTKSYLRDTKRVYLVCAVSSGLPFNDIDQISSEMLMQNSVTKRKTLIFAFFGIALGLCIGTVLKNYRALEIVKRCSMKPSGQQNPFEIIGMNPEEETIKSSQKNLVFVGVMTAQNFIEGRARAVYDTWGKEVPGRIAFFSSEGSHSKELPVIGLKNVDDRYPPQKKSFMMLYYMYEHYIDKFEWFIRADDDVYIEPEKLERFLRSIDSSKPQFIGQAGKGNSEEFGLLSLEFDENFCMGGPGVILSSETLRRVAPHIPTCLKNLYSTHEDVEVGRCVQKFAGIPCTWNYEMQYIMRHNSSGPYAFTGKLKRKEIHNAISLHPIKQAPLMYRLHSFVQGLKAEEIRQESLELHRDIKRMASFLEIPSDSKYFVPGIELIPEEINNGQHYEDHNILGITPDLKKFTPSSTSDLLEWSFIARSLYSSENANPKHKIDSALREGLEDVITEVMENINNYSRQRGRVIEFRELLYGYNRVNPLHGQDLILDLLLIYKRYRGKKMTVPVRRHLYVQRAFTGTFVKEFNEDFYNFTVQKSYLKNMLSSGMERISKHFTLPGLPAGKGLFGAAADTSKIVFVLPIAGRFGTFQRFLDTYERVAIEQDKNCDLLVVIFGDIASVQSHLHLLLDLRQRHIYQHINYIQRNEEFSRGVALDVAARSSYIRDNDIMLFIDVDMVFQLETLHRIRFNTVQGRYVYLPIVFSQYDPKRRWRDEDVGYAHTQADEITNESGYFRQFGYGICAIYKSDILDDDINGFDKDITGWGLEDVKFLDKIVKVGNRRNDFLVNTAEVPAQYNDAARKMRRLSIFRAPDPTLVHIFHDISCDVKLDAPQYNMCLGTKANSIGSTHFMERLFYGNKDNINFISEFNQKKLQR, from the exons ATGGTGATAGAAGAGTTCAGTGTAAACAGCAACGAAAGAGTGCGCAAACGCCAACAAACAAAAAGTTATCTCAGAGACACTAAAAGAGTATATCTTGTTTGCGCCGTGTCTTCAGGCTTACC TTTCAATGACATAGACCAAATATCATCCGAGATGTTAATGCAGAATTCTGTTACCAAACGTAAAACGTTGATATTCGCCTTTTTTGGCATCGCTTTGGGACTATGCATTGGCACGGTTCTCAAAAACTATCGTGCGCTGGAGATCGTTAAACGGTGCAGCATGAAACCAAGCGGGCAACAAAACCCGTTCGAAATCATCGGTATGAATCCAGAAGAAGAAACAATTAAAAGCTCACAGAAAAATCTTGTATTCGTCGGCGTAATGACAGCGCAGAACTTTATCGAGGGACGTGCGCGTGCCGTTTATGATACATGGGGGAAGGAGGTGCCTGGTAGAATAGCCTTCTTTAGTTCAGAAGGTTCTCACTCTAAAGAGTTGCCGGTAATAGGTTTGAAGAACGTAGACGATCGCTATCCTCCGCAGAAGAAATCATTCATGATGCTCTATTACATGTATGAACACTATATTGACAAGTTTGAATGGTTCATACGAGCCGATGACGATGTATATATTGAGCCAGAGAAACTGGAACGCTTCCTCCGCTCGATCGACAGTTCTAAGCCACAATTTATAG GTCAAGCCGGCAAAGGCAATAGTGAGGAATTTGGCTTGTTATCGTTGGagtttgatgaaaatttttgtatgggTGGTCCGGGTGTAATACTGAGTAGTGAAACTCTACGCAGAG TTGCTCCGCATATACCAACTTGCTTGAAGAACCTCTATAGCACACATGAAGATGTAGAAGTCGGACGTTGTGTACAAAAATTTGCTGGCATCCCATGCACATGGAATTACGAG ATGCAATACATCATGAGACACAATTCAAGCGGACCCTATGCTTTCACTGGTAAACTGAAGCGCAAAGAAATCCACAATGCTATCTCTCTCCATCCGATCAAACAAGCTCCATTAATGTATCGACTCCATTCATTCGTGCAG GGTCTTAAGGCAGAGGAAATCCGACAGGAGTCTCTCGAACTACATCGGGATATTAAACGGATGGCGAGTTTTTTAGAGATACCCAGTGACAGCAAATATTTTGTACCGGGTATCGAATTGATACCTGAAGAGATAAATAACGGCCAACATTATGAAGATCACAACATT ttagGCATTACTCCGGATTTGAAGAAATTCACGCCCTCATCGACATCCGACCTACTCGAGTGGTCTTTTATTGCAAGAAGCCTCTATTCTAGTGAAAATGCGAATCCTAAACATAAAATCGACTCAGCACTCCGGGAGGGACTCGAAGACGTCATCACAGAAGTAATGGAGAACATAAACAATTATTCCCGACAAAGGGGACGAGTTATAGAGTTTCGTGAACTACTTTACGGCTATAATAGGGTAAATCCGTTGCATGGTCAGGATTTAATACTGGACCTCTTACTGATCTATAAGCGATACCGTGGCAAAAAAATGACTGTACCAGTGCGTCGTCATTTGTATGTACAGCGCGCATTCACCGGTACATTTGTAAAGGAATTCAACGAGgacttttacaattttacagTTCAAAAAA gctATTTGAAAAACATGTTGAGCTCCGGTATGGAAAGAATTTCAAAACACTTTACCCTTCCTGGTTTGCCAGCTGGCAAAGGTCTGTTCGGCGCCGCTGCCGATACGTCGAAAATCGTATTTGTATTACCAATAGCTGGACGTTTTGGCACATTCCAGCGATTCTTAGACACCTATGAACGTGTAGCGATAGAACAGGATAAAAATTGTGATTTACTGGTGGTTATATTCGGAGACATTGCAAGCGTTCAAAGTCACTTGCATCTTTTATTGGATCTACGTCAACGGCACATTTACCAACACATTAACTATATACAACGGAATGAAGAATTTTCACGGGGTGTGGCATTGGATGTGGCCGCACGTTCATCTTATATACGGGATAATGACATAATGCTATTCATCGATGTTGATATGGTGTTTCAATTGGAAACATTGCATCGTATACGATTCAACACAGTGCAAGGCCGGTATGTATATTTACCGATCGTCTTCAGCCAATATGACCCTAAGAGGCGTTGGAGAGATGAAGATGTTGGATATGCTCATACACAAGCTGACGAGATTACCAATGAATCGGGATACTTCCGACAATTCGGTTACGGCATATGCGCCATATACAAATCGGATATACTTGATGATGATATAAATGGTTTTGATAAGGATATAACAGGTTGGGGATTAGAAGATGTAAAATTCTTAGACAAAATCGTTAAGGTTGGTAACCGGCGAAATGATTTTCTGGTCAATACTGCCGAGGTGCCAGCCCAGTACAATGATGCCGCACGCAAAATGAGGCGTCTTAGTATATTCCGTGCTCCCGATCCGACATTGGTACATATATTCCACGATATTAGTTGTGATGTTAAGCTCGATGCTCCACAATATAACATGTGTCTAGGAACGAAAGCGAATTCAATTGGTAGTACCCATTTTATGGAACGATTATTTTATGGTAATAAAGATAACATAAATTTCATTTCCGAATTCAATCAAAAAAAGCTGCAGAGATGA